The region TCTTTAAAACAGCAGACTAATCAATGTTTTGAAATCATTATTGTAGATAATGATTCTCAAAATGGTTCATTTGAAAAACTTTGTGAACGATATGGAAAAAAAAATGGCATAAGTATTATTGAAACGGGAAAGAACCTAGGATACGCTAAAGGAAACAATGCAGGTATTAAATTTGCAAAGCAAAATTTAGGACTCAAAAATATACTTATTGTCAATAATGATGTTATTTTTACTGATGTAAATTATATTAATTTTTTAATTAACTTTGATATTGGAAAAAAAGTGGGGGCCGTTGGTACAAAAATCATAGGAGCAGATGGCTTAAATCAAAACCCTGTATATACACCGATTACTAGAAAACGTCTTTTGAAAGATGCTATTTACTTTACTTTAGAAAAATGGAATATCCTAAGATTTTATACAGGTTTAAAAAGTAAAATCAAGCCAGCAGCCGTTATACAATCTAATGAAAATTCGACTAAAAATATGGAAAATAAGAGTTACTTTCTGCATGGATCAGCTATACTTTTAACTGAAAACTTTCTTAATGAAATAGAGGGTTTTTTTCCTGAAACTTTTTTATATTATGAAGAAAATATTTTAGCAATCATGATGGAAAAATTAAACTTGAAAATGGTATATGCAAATGGAGCAGAAATTTATCATAAAGAAGATCAATCTTCAGCATTAAGTTTTGGAAACAGCCACAAAGTTTTTAACAAATACTTAGTTCAAAGTATTTGGATAGCATTGAAGGTAAAATTATCCAGTTTGCAACAGATAAAAAAAACAGTAAATAAATCATAAAAGGGGCTTATAAGATGAGCGTTGCAAATGAATTTAAAAAAGGAATCCTATATAGCGCCTTAGGAAAATATTCAAACGTAATCATTCAATTGTTAGTAACTGGGATTTTATCAAGACTGCTAACTCCGGCAGATTATGGAGTAGTAGCAGTAGTCAATGTATTCCTAGTATTTTTCCAAATGCTTGCAGACTTTGGTATTGGACCAGCAATTATTCAATACAAAGATCTGAATGAAAAAGATATTGGAAGTATTTTTGCTTTTTCAATATATTTAGCTGTGACATTGGGATTGATTTTCATGTCATTAGGTATTCCAATCAGTAATTTTTATAGCAATGCAGTCTATCAACAAATATGTTTAATTTTGGGAGTTTGTGTTATTTTCTATGCCTTATTAGTTGTGCCACAATCTATCCTTTTACGAGAGAAGAAGTTTTTTAATGTGAATATGGTAACCATTGCAGCTAACCTAGCCTCAGGTGTGTTGTCTATTGTTTTAGCGTTTGCTGGCTTTAGTTACTATGCATTGATTATTGGAAATATTGCAAAAGCTTTTGTTATGTTTATTATCTTTTTTTATCAAGCTAAGTTGAAGGTAACATTTAAAATGTCTGGAGCACCTTTGAAGAAAATTTACAAATTTTCAAAAAATCAATTTGCATTTAATTTCATCAATTACTTTTCTAGAAATTTAGATAAAATTTTAATTGGACGTTTTTTCAGTGAAAATGCTTTGGCTTTTTATGATAAAGCTTACCAGGTATCTCTTTATCCAAATCAAATTTTAACTAGTGTTATTACACCGGTAATTCAACCAATATTATCGGATTACGAAACAGAGAAATCTGTTATAAAAAAAGTATATTTAAAAATTACTTTAGTACTAGGTACTTTAGGAGTTCCGATATCCGTTTTTCTATTCTTTTCTTCAACAGAAGTAGTGACTTTTTTATTTGGAAATCAATGGGGTGGAAGCATTATAACTTTCCAAATATTAGCAGTCTCCGTTTGGGTACAAATGATATCAAGCAGTACAGGAGCTATTTTTCAGTCAGCTAATCGGACAGATCTACTGTTATTATCAGGTATTTTATCAACTGCATTAAACATTATAAGCATAGCGATCGGGATATTTCTTGGAAAAATCGAATATGTAGCAGCTATGATTGTGTTATCATTTACATTAAACTTCTTTATGAATAATTATTTGTTAATGTATCGTTTATTTAATGCAACGTTTAAAGAATATTTTAAGATTCTTATTAAACCTATGATCATGGGATTACTTCAAATTATTTTCTTTTTGTTATTACCAGAATTACCTTTTTCCAATTTCTTTAACTTAGTGGTTAAAGGTATAGGTTTTATGGTTATCTTTTTAATGGGGATTTTGGTAACAGGTCAAGGAAAGTTGCTGAAAGAATTTCTCGGTAGACGTAATAAAAATAAATAAAGCTATAAAAAGATTTGCTCACTATAATCAGTGTTCAAATCTTTTTATGTTTTCTAAGATAAAGTAGTATCGACAGAGGTTAGAGTCTGTAGTACTATGAGATAGTACATAATTGAATTAGTAGCAAGGTAATGATAAATGAAAACAGGTAATTATATAAAAAATTCTTTCAAAGGACTGCCCAGTTGTCAATATAGATGTGAACGCTTTACTTAGAATAAATTATAATTTAGTGAGTTGGATCAGCAATTTGCCTATAAAGGAATTTGAGAAAATTCACATTAAAATTTCTGAATAGTTGAAAAAATTAAAGGTAATAAAGTATTTTATTATTTAGACCTAGATATTGTTCAACCTAAATAAAAATTATAGTTGTTTTGTTATTGTTGGTATTATAGCCCAGTTAACAATGGAAATAAATAAAAAGGAGATAAAGTCAAAAGTGAATAATAAAAAAGAATACTTGATAAAATGTATAACGGTTGCAATGACTATAACCTTGCTTTCGCCAATCGTTTTACCTACTGCAGTTATAGCTGCCGGCCCACCTGCTGCTTATTCAACTTCCGAAGTTTTAACAGAACAAAAAAACAAGAAGTCTGATAATAGCAATAAACAAGAAATCATTTCTGACGAACCATCACAAGAGAATGCAGTGTCTGAGTCACCAGAAGAAACTACTATTGATAGCACTTCTGAAAATCCTCCAGAAGAGGCAGAATCACAATCGGAAAACACGTCTGAAACTATCGGCTCTACTGAAGTGAAGACCGAAACAAATGAAAAAATAAAAGCAGCTTCTGAACAACCTGTTCCAGAGGAAAAGAGCATGGCAGTACTTGCATATGACACAATTGTTTCTGATAAAAAAGTACATTATGATGCAATCGTTATTGCAGGGAGACATGATTTATATACTAAACCAGGATTTACAGAAGGTGCAACGCAACTTGGAAAATCTGAACCTTATTTGAATCAGAAAATACAAATCATTCAAGAAGCAGTGACAGATCGCGCAACATGGATTCAGTTTTCTATTAACGGACAAGACATCGGCTGGATGAATAAAATAGGGGCAGAAATTCAATATGATACGGTTACTGCTGCAGCCAAAACATCATATGAGGTCATTGTTTCTCAAGGACACCACGATATCTACACGTTGCCCGGCTATACAAAAGGGAACGAAATCATTACTAAGTCTTCAACTTACTTAAATCAATCTCTTCAAGTTCTTGAAGAGAAAAAGACCAATCGTGCGACATGGTTATTAATTGCACAAAATGGCAGTGAGATTGGTTGGATGAATAAAAACGGTGTGAAGATTCAAACGACTGAAATTACGAGCAGCAAAAAGACACATCTAGATGCTATTGTAAATAATGAGAACAAACAAATCTTTTCAGCACCAGGCTACACCAACAATGCTGAAGTCGTTGCTCAATCTTCTAGTTACTCAGGGAAAAAAGTCCAAATTACCGAACAGAAACAAACTGCTGTAGGAACAACATGGTTTTTAATTGTTCAAAACGGTAAAACAATTGGTTGGATTGAAAAAGACGGTGTGACGATTCAATACGATACAATCATCGAAACGCGAAATGTTCATTATGATGCTTTAGTGTCCCAAGGAAGACACGATGTTTATTCAGCACCAGGCTACACACCTGATAATGAAATCTTGACGAAATCTAGTAGTTATTTAAATAAAAAAGTACAAATCATTAAAGAAGTTGAAACCGATCGTGCAACGTGGGTACAGATATCAGTTGACGGAATAGCTGTTTGGATGAATAAAATAGGACTGAGAATAAAATATGATACCGTTCTATCTACTAAAGCAGTTGATTATTACGCACTGGTTCTCCATGATCGTCATGATATATACACTGTTCCTGGTTACACAAAAGGCAATCAACTTATAGAGAAATCAGCTGCATACTTAAATCAAGAAGTAAAAGTCATACAGGAAAAAGTAACCAATCGTGCGACTTGGGCTCAAATCGAAGTGAATGGAAAGACAGTAGGTTGGATGAATAAAGTTGGTTTAAAACCGATAGAAGATACAATTTTATCTAGTCAATCTGTCCATTACGAAGCGGTTCTCTCATCCGTAAAAGCAACAATTTTCACAGCACCTGGATACACTAAAAATGCAAAAGTTACTGGAGACACTTCTAAATATGTGAATCAAAAAGTCAAAATAACAGAACAAAAAGTAACGAATCGAACCACTTGGTTTCTAGTATCTCTAATGAATGGAACATCCTTAGGCTGGATCGACAAAAATAAGTTAACTTTGCAATATGATAAAGTGACTGAAAGCCGAGCTGTTCATTATGATGCTACAGTAGCAGAGGGTCGTCATGATATTTATACGATTCCGGGCTATACAGAAGGAAACCAACTGATTACAAAGTCAGCAAGTTATTTAAATAAAGAAATACGTATTGTTCAAGAAAAAGTAACAGATCGAGCAATTTGGACGCAAATCTCTCTTAATGGGAAAGTCATCGGCTGGATGAATAAAAAAGGCTTAACGGTGCATTATGATACGATTTTATCCACTAAAACTGTTGATATAGACGCTAAAGTTGTTCAAGGGCAACACGATATTTATACAGTTCCGGGATATACGAAAGATAATCGGGTAATTGATCGTTCTTCTACTTTTTTAAACCAAGAAGTTAAAATTGTTCAAGAAAAAGTAGCGAAAAATCGAGCTACTTGGGCTTTGATAACGATTAATGGGAAAACAATTGGCTGGATGAATAAAAATGGATTGGAAATTTTAAAAATAAATTATTCTGATATTGTTACATCCAGTCGTTTAGTTCACTATGATGCAACGGTCAGCAAAAGCAATCAACCCATCTACTCAGCACCTGGTTTTACCTCAGGTGCAGATGAAGTGGGCAAGACTACTGACTATCTGAATAAATTAGTTCGTGTGACACAAGAAAAAGTAACAGATCGTGCTATATGGATGGAAATTTCTATTGATGGCAAAGCAATCGGCTGGATAGATAAAGCAGATCTGACATTGCAGTATGATGCTATTTTAAGAAGTAAAATGATTCACTATGATGCAATCATTACGGCAGGACACCATGATGTTTACAGCGTGCCAGGTTATACGCAAAATAATGAAATTTTAACTAAATTAGCTCCATATGTAAATGAAAAGGTACAAATTATTGAAGAAAAAATTACGAACCGTGCCACTTGGTTAAGATTTTCAGTAAATGGTAAAGTTATTGGTTGGATGAATAAAAATGGTGTAGCACTTCAACCGGATAAAATAAACAGTACAAATTCAGTTCACTTTGATGCAGTTATTACAGCTGGACACCATGATGTTTATACAGTACCGGGTTATACAATGGGAAATCAACTAATTGCAAAATCTTCTGCTTATATGAATAAGACAATTCAAGTCCTCAAACTGGCTCAAACAAATCGAGCAACATTTGCGCAGTTTGCTGTTGATGGAAAAACAATTGGCTGGATGAATACAAATGGTATTAACTTTAAATACGATGCTGTAACTTCAACTAAAATAACAAATTATAATGCTAAAGTTATCCAAGGGCAACATGATGTTTATACCGCTCCTGGATATACTCAAGGAAATACGATTATTGGAAAATCCAGTAGTTATCTAAACCAGTCAGTGAAGGTTTTACAAGAAAAAGTAACAAATCGCGCTACATGGGCGTTGATTGCAGTTAATGGCAAAACGATCGGCTGGATGAATAAAAAAGGATTAGACAGCATGTTGGTTTATTTGGACCCAGGACATGGCGGAGATGAGCCGGGTGCTATTTCAGGCGGAATCAAAGAAAAAGACATCAACTTAAAAGTGGCTTTAAAAATAGAAAAATTATTGGTTGCACATGGATACGATGTAGTCATGTCTAGAAAGACAGATACTTTTGTCAGCTTATCTAATCGGGCACAAGAAGCCAACAAAATAAAAGCTGATATATTTGTCAGTGTGCATCACAATTCATTTGTTGGAACTTCTTACGGTATTGAAACCTATTCGTATAATCGACTTGGCAATTCGACTAATCCTATGTCAAACAATACTAAACGTTCATTAGAAAGCGGCAAACTTTCCAGTGCTGTTCATAAATCCTTATTAAGTCGTTCAGGAGCTGTAGATCGTGGAACTAGAACAGCTAACTTTCATGTTATCCGGGAAACCAATATGCCCGCGATTTTAATGGAACTTGGTTATCTCGATAATGCGTCTGAACGCGCTAAATTAATAACTGATAGTTATCAAAATAAATTAGCACAAGGAGCTTACGAAGGGATCGTTCAATACTTTAAATAAATACTCTAAGAAAATAGGAAAAAGGTGTCCGGCATAAAAAAACTGGATGCCTTTTCTATATAATCAATAAATAAAAATAAAATAAATGTGAAAGTAGTTAATTTATTGAAAACTATTTGCTAAACGTTCCATTTGTGAAGTATACTTTAAAGGATGAACTAACAACTATGAACAAAAAACGTACTTAGAGATAGTCAATTTTTAGTAGTTCAAAGGAAGAATAAAAAAGTTAGTAAAAGGAGATTTTTCTATATGAAAGGTATTATTTTAGCAGGAGGAAGCGGCACACGCTTATATCCTTTAACTAAAGCGGTATCGAAACAATTGATGCCGATCTATGATAAACCCATGATTTACTATCCAATGTCTATTTTAATGTTAGCAGGCATTAAAGATATTTTAATCATCTCAACACCAGAGGATACACCGCGATTTGAACAATTATTCGGTGATGGTTCAGAACTAGGTTTGAATCTAGAATATAAAGTTCAGAAAAGTCCAGATGGATTAGCACAAGCGTTTATTATCGGAGAAGATTTCATTGGAAAAGATTCCGTTTGTCTGATTTTAGGTGATAATATTTATTATGGTGGTGGATTATCTAAAATGCTGCAAAGAGCTGCTCAAAAAGAGATTGGGGCAACCGTTTTCGGATACCATGTTAATGACCCTGAACGCTTTGGAGTCGTTGAATTTGATGAAGAGATGAAAGCATTATCGATAGAAGAAAAACCTGAAGTGCCAAAAAGCAATTACGCTGTTACAGGATTGTATTTTTACGATAACGACGTTATTGAAATTGCTAAAAATATCGAGCCTTCTCCTCGCGGTGAATTAGAAATTACAGACGTGAATAAAGCATATTTAAAAGCTGGCAAATTAGACGTCGAAGTGATGGGTCGCGGATATGCTTGGTTAGATACTGGAACCCATGAATCACTTTTAGAAGCCGGTACATTTATTGAAACGATTGAAAAGAGACAAAATCTTAAAGTAGCTTGTTTAGAAGAAATCGCCTATCGTATGGGATATATTTCACGGGCGCAGTTGATTAAGCTGGCGCAGCCATTGAAAAAAAATGAGTATGGTCAATATATGTTAAGATTAGCCACAACAGAATGGTAAGGAGTAGATAGAAATGAATGTATTTGATACGCAATTACAGGACGTAAAAATTATCGAAATGGATGTTTTTGGCGATCATCGCGGTTTTTTTACTGAGAGCTACACAAAAGAAAAATTCTTAGAAGCTGGTATCGCTATTGATTTTATCCAAGACAACCATTCATTATCAGTAGAGCCGGGAGTTCTGAGAGGTATGCATTTTCAAACACCTGGAAAAGCTCAAACAAAATTAGTTCGTGTAACGACTGGGGTTATTTATGATGTATTGGTCGATATTCGTGTCGGTTCTCCAACATATGGCAAGTGGGAAGGCTACCTTTTAAGTGAATATAATCATCGACAATTATTAGTACCCCAAGGGTTTGCACATGGGTTCGTAACGTTAACTCCGAACTGTAATGTTCAATATAAAGTTGATGAATATTATTCGAAAGAACATGATGGCGGGATTGCTTTTGATGATCCAGCAATTGGAATTGTGTGGCCGATGCCTATCAGTAAACTCGTGTTATCTGAAAAAGATCAACAACATCCGACATTAGCTGATTTTAACAGTCCATTTATCTGGGAGGAAAAATAACCATGAATGTATTAGTAACAGGCGGAGCCGGCTTCATTGGCAGCAACTTTGTGCATTATATTTTAAAAAATTATCCAGAGTACAAAGTAATCAATTTAGACTTATTGACTTATGCTGGAAACATCCATAATTTGGATGACATAATGGATAATCCAAATCATGTGTTCGTACAAGGTAATATCACCAATAAAGAGTTGGTACGTCATTTAGTAAACGAACACGAAATTACTCATTTTGTAAATTTTGCGGCAGAATCTCACGTAGACCGCAGTATTTTAAATCCAGAAATTTTTGTGGAAACTAATATCCAAGGAACATTAGCTTTATTAAACGTGGCCAAAGAAATGAAGATTGAGAAATACCTGCAAGTCTCAACAGATGAAGTCTATGGCTCATTAGGAGAAGAAGGGTACTTTACTGAAGAAACTCCGTTAGCGCCGAATAGTCCCTATTCTGCCAGTAAAACAGGAGCAGATTTGTTGGTTCGTTCTTACTATGAAACATATGGGATGAATGTGAATATTACCCGATGTTCAAACAATTACGGGCCATATCATTTTCCAGAAAAATTGATTCCGCTAATGATCACTAATGGAATGGATAATAAAGAATTACCGATTTATGGGGATGGCTTAAATGTGCGTGACTGGCTGCATGTACAAGATCATTGCCAAGCCATTGATTTAGTTTTGCATAAAGGATTAAAAGGCGAAGTATATAACGTTGGTGGACACAATGAACGAACTAATAATGAAATTGTGGATATCATTGTAGAAGAATTGGGATTATCACATGACCTAATCAAATATGTTGACGACCGGCTGGGTCATGATAAACGGTATGCCATTGATCCGACAAAATTAGAAACTGAATTGGGCTGGAAACCAAAATACACTTTTGATACAGGAATTATGGAAACTATCAAATGGTACCAAGAAAACGAAAACTGGTGGCGTCCATTGAAAGAACGTGCTGGTTTAAACTAGATGATGGATTAAAAGATTTGTTTGAAAGCTAAGCAAGTCTTTTATCTTTACCAAAAATGGAGGTTTAAATATGACGGCACTCATTACCGGAGGAACAGGACAATTGGGTTCTGAATTAAGAAAGTTATTAGACGAAAAACATGTAGACTATGTTTCAGTGGGCTCAAAAAATTTGGATATAACAAACAGTACAGCCGTAGACCAACTTATTCTTGAACTTAAGCCAGAAGTTATTTATCATTGCGCAGCTTACACAGCTGTAGATGCAGCAGAAGATGAAGGTAAAGACATGAATCAGTTAGTAAATGTAACAGGAACAGAAAATGTTGCAAAAGCTGCCGAGTCTATAGGAGCGACACTTATTTATATTAGTACAGATTATGTATTCGACGGAACAAGTCTAGGAGAGTACAAAGAAACCGATCAAACTAATCCAAAAAGCGAGTATGGAAGAGCAAAGCTAGCAGGTGAACAAATCGTTCAGAGTTTAGTTACGAAGTATTATATTGTTCGGACGTCGTGGGTATTTGGCGAATTTGGAAATAACTTTGTGTTTACGATGCAAAGATTAGCTGACTCTCATTCCACATTAACTGTCGTAGCAGATCAAGTTGGCAGACCAACATGGACACGAACACTAGCTGAATTCGTAAGCTATCTCGTTGAAAGAAAAGCAGATTATGGAATCTACCATTTGTCTAATGAAGATAGTTGTTCATGGTATGAGTTTGCAAAAGAAATTTTGAAAGATAAAGTTGTAAATGTTACTCCTGTTACATCAGAAGATTATCCGCAAAAAGCGGATAGACCGAAATGTTCTATAATGGATTTGAGCAAGGCAGAAAAAACCGGGTTTGAAATACCTACATGGAAAGAAGCTCTTTTGTTATTTGAAGCATCCTTAAAATTGTAGATAAAAAGATTGTTAGGTAAACAGATATGCGACAACAAAACTAAAAAAACGCGAGAGTGTCTCTAACTCTTTTATAAAATAAATCAACTAATTTAAATGATCCAATTAATCAGCACAAAGCATTCCTCTAGTTTGTTTAGAGGAATGCTTTGTGCTTTATTAGTTATAAACAGAACAAGTCACAAAAGTGTCATTAAATAACTAAATAGGTGTGTTATGATAATAAAGTATATTTTTTAAAAGGGAGAGGTAAAGAGTTGGAATTTTTTTTTAATAAAGGAAGCAAAGTTTTAACAAGTATAGTTGTCACAACATTGCTGATACCAGTTGGTGCACCAACAACAGTTCTTGCAACAGACATAGACAATCAGGACAGAAAAGTTCCAGATACTCAGATTGAAACATATAGCTCAGAGACAGACAACACTGAAAGTTCAAATACATATAATACAGATGCAATTGAAGAAACACAAGAGTCAGAATTACAATCCGATGAAATAATGGATAGTAGCATAGAAGCAGACAATGATAGCAGCACAGAAACAGACAAAGTGAGCGAAGAAACAAATGAATCTTCCAAAGATAGCTCTGAAAGTGAGAGCATAGTAGAAAGCGAAGAAGTCATAGGAGAAACTGAAAAGGAAGTTTCTATAGATGCGGAAGATGAAGTAGAAGACAATACAGTGACAGAACCTGAAACAAGCTCTGAAAATCCGGCTTACGATGATAATACGATTTTTTCACTTGAAAAAAATCGAGAAACTGCATTGGAAATTATGGAAAGTGAGATAAATGGTGTTTCGTTTTTCAGATCAAGAGCAGTTTCTTCTACAACTGCATTTATTAATAGTATTTCTTCATATGCCGTTTCACTCGGTCAAGAGTATAACATTTACACGTCAGTAATGATTGCTCAAGCTATTTTAGAAAGTGCATCGGGTAACAGCGCTCTTGCTTCAGCGCCAAATTATAATTTATTTGGAATCAAAGGAAGTTACAAAGGAAACAGTGTAGCTTATAAAACATCAGAGTGGAGCGAGAGCAAAGGCTGGTATACTGTTACTGCGAATTTCAGAAAGTATCCTTCTTACCGTGAGTCATTAGAAGATAATGCAAAGTTATTGAGAAATGGTTTAACTTGGAATAAAGAAAATTACTCAGGCACGTGGAGAGAAAACGCGTCGAACTATAAAGAAGCGACAGCAGGATTAGTAAAAGGTGGATACGCAACTGATCCGAGCTATGCTGCAAGTTTAAATAACATTATTGCAAACTATAATTTAACTCAATACGACAATGTACCAACAGTATCCTATTCTACTCACATTCAATCGAAAGGTTGGTTGCCTGTTGTCAAAGATGGAAAAGGCAGTGGTACGACAAAACAAAATAAACGTATGGAAGCTATTAAGTTATCAATTCAAAATATTGATCATTTAGGCATTCAATACAGTACCCATGTTCAATCAAAAGGTTGGACAAGTTGGAAATCAGATGGCGAAGTATCTGGGACCACTAGAGAAAATAAACGTCTTGAAGCCATTAAAATTCAATTAACGGATACTCAAGCAAGTAATTTTGATGTTTACTACCGTGTTCATGCACAAAGTTATGGCTGGTTAGGATGGGCAAAAAATGGAACACCTGCTGGAACTGAAGGTCTTTCTAAACGTTTAGAGGCTATTGAAGTAGTTGTTGTCAAAAAAGGATCATCAGCTCCATCTGGAACAAGTCAAGCTGCTTTTATTGAAAAAACGCCAAGTATTAATTACACAACTCATGTTCAAACAAATGGCTGGCAAAGTAAAGTATCTAATGGTAAAGGTAGTGGAACAACAAAACAGAACAAAAGACTTGAAGGAATAAAAATTGATTTAAGTGACTTGTCTTGTGCCGGAGGAATACAGTATCGGACACATGTGCAAAGTTTAGGTTGGCAAAATTGGGCAGCTAATGGAGCTTTAAGCGGAACTATGGGTATGGCAAAACGTTTAGAAGCTATCCAAATTCAATTAACTGGCGAAATAACTAATAAATACGATGTCTATTATCGTGTTCATGCTCAAAGTTACGGTTGGTTAGGATGGGCAAAAAATGGTGAATCTGCCGGAACAGAAGGTAAAGCTAAACGCTTAGAAGCAATTGAAATTAAATTAGTTAAAAAAGGCGGAGCTGCGCCAGGAAGTACAAATAAAGCTCTCGTGAGATAGGTTTCTATAAAAGGACGCTAAGTAATTAAAAAAAGATACTAACCATTTCTTGGAATTAGAAGAAATGATTAGTATCTTTCTTATTTTTTTCTGTTAATAAAAATCTGAAGTTAACTTCCTTATTTCTAATTAAAAACTATTATTGGATAATATTCTTAATGTAAATTATAACTTTTTCTATTACAATAGATTAGAGGGTTTCATAAAATATTGAAAAATAGGTGTTTGAATGAAAAATGAAAAAGTAAAAGTTTTAAATGTGACGTTCGATAATCTGTCTCATAAAAAATTCATGTTTCAATTAATGAAGTGCATTAAGGAAGAAAAAAAGACTTTTATAGTCACTGCTAACCCAGAAATCGTAATGTATGCCAATACAAATCAGGAGTATATGCGAATATTAAAACAAGTCGACTATATTACTGCCGATGGAATTGGTATTGTTAAAGGATCGCGAATGCTTGGTACGCCTATTATTGAACGAGTAACGGGATATGATTTAATGCTTGATTTATTTAAAGAAGCGAATCAAATGAAAAAAAAGGTATACTTATTGGGCGCTAAACAAGAAGTCATTGAAGCAGTAGCAAAAAAGCTTGAAAAAGAATATCCTGGTATTGATCTAGCAGGTTATCATAACGGTTATTTTGATTTAACTGATAAAGCTATTATGAATAAAGTATTAGGTGCAGAACCTGATTTATTGTTTGTAGGGATAGGTTTCCCTAGACAAGAAAAATGGATACAACAATACTTAGAACAAGCTGATAAGGGACTAGCTA is a window of Carnobacterium mobile DSM 4848 DNA encoding:
- a CDS encoding glycosyltransferase is translated as MKKIGIVILNYLNYQDTIECIESLKQQTNQCFEIIIVDNDSQNGSFEKLCERYGKKNGISIIETGKNLGYAKGNNAGIKFAKQNLGLKNILIVNNDVIFTDVNYINFLINFDIGKKVGAVGTKIIGADGLNQNPVYTPITRKRLLKDAIYFTLEKWNILRFYTGLKSKIKPAAVIQSNENSTKNMENKSYFLHGSAILLTENFLNEIEGFFPETFLYYEENILAIMMEKLNLKMVYANGAEIYHKEDQSSALSFGNSHKVFNKYLVQSIWIALKVKLSSLQQIKKTVNKS
- a CDS encoding lipopolysaccharide biosynthesis protein, which codes for MSVANEFKKGILYSALGKYSNVIIQLLVTGILSRLLTPADYGVVAVVNVFLVFFQMLADFGIGPAIIQYKDLNEKDIGSIFAFSIYLAVTLGLIFMSLGIPISNFYSNAVYQQICLILGVCVIFYALLVVPQSILLREKKFFNVNMVTIAANLASGVLSIVLAFAGFSYYALIIGNIAKAFVMFIIFFYQAKLKVTFKMSGAPLKKIYKFSKNQFAFNFINYFSRNLDKILIGRFFSENALAFYDKAYQVSLYPNQILTSVITPVIQPILSDYETEKSVIKKVYLKITLVLGTLGVPISVFLFFSSTEVVTFLFGNQWGGSIITFQILAVSVWVQMISSSTGAIFQSANRTDLLLLSGILSTALNIISIAIGIFLGKIEYVAAMIVLSFTLNFFMNNYLLMYRLFNATFKEYFKILIKPMIMGLLQIIFFLLLPELPFSNFFNLVVKGIGFMVIFLMGILVTGQGKLLKEFLGRRNKNK
- a CDS encoding GW dipeptide domain-containing protein, translating into MNNKKEYLIKCITVAMTITLLSPIVLPTAVIAAGPPAAYSTSEVLTEQKNKKSDNSNKQEIISDEPSQENAVSESPEETTIDSTSENPPEEAESQSENTSETIGSTEVKTETNEKIKAASEQPVPEEKSMAVLAYDTIVSDKKVHYDAIVIAGRHDLYTKPGFTEGATQLGKSEPYLNQKIQIIQEAVTDRATWIQFSINGQDIGWMNKIGAEIQYDTVTAAAKTSYEVIVSQGHHDIYTLPGYTKGNEIITKSSTYLNQSLQVLEEKKTNRATWLLIAQNGSEIGWMNKNGVKIQTTEITSSKKTHLDAIVNNENKQIFSAPGYTNNAEVVAQSSSYSGKKVQITEQKQTAVGTTWFLIVQNGKTIGWIEKDGVTIQYDTIIETRNVHYDALVSQGRHDVYSAPGYTPDNEILTKSSSYLNKKVQIIKEVETDRATWVQISVDGIAVWMNKIGLRIKYDTVLSTKAVDYYALVLHDRHDIYTVPGYTKGNQLIEKSAAYLNQEVKVIQEKVTNRATWAQIEVNGKTVGWMNKVGLKPIEDTILSSQSVHYEAVLSSVKATIFTAPGYTKNAKVTGDTSKYVNQKVKITEQKVTNRTTWFLVSLMNGTSLGWIDKNKLTLQYDKVTESRAVHYDATVAEGRHDIYTIPGYTEGNQLITKSASYLNKEIRIVQEKVTDRAIWTQISLNGKVIGWMNKKGLTVHYDTILSTKTVDIDAKVVQGQHDIYTVPGYTKDNRVIDRSSTFLNQEVKIVQEKVAKNRATWALITINGKTIGWMNKNGLEILKINYSDIVTSSRLVHYDATVSKSNQPIYSAPGFTSGADEVGKTTDYLNKLVRVTQEKVTDRAIWMEISIDGKAIGWIDKADLTLQYDAILRSKMIHYDAIITAGHHDVYSVPGYTQNNEILTKLAPYVNEKVQIIEEKITNRATWLRFSVNGKVIGWMNKNGVALQPDKINSTNSVHFDAVITAGHHDVYTVPGYTMGNQLIAKSSAYMNKTIQVLKLAQTNRATFAQFAVDGKTIGWMNTNGINFKYDAVTSTKITNYNAKVIQGQHDVYTAPGYTQGNTIIGKSSSYLNQSVKVLQEKVTNRATWALIAVNGKTIGWMNKKGLDSMLVYLDPGHGGDEPGAISGGIKEKDINLKVALKIEKLLVAHGYDVVMSRKTDTFVSLSNRAQEANKIKADIFVSVHHNSFVGTSYGIETYSYNRLGNSTNPMSNNTKRSLESGKLSSAVHKSLLSRSGAVDRGTRTANFHVIRETNMPAILMELGYLDNASERAKLITDSYQNKLAQGAYEGIVQYFK
- the rfbA gene encoding glucose-1-phosphate thymidylyltransferase RfbA, translating into MKGIILAGGSGTRLYPLTKAVSKQLMPIYDKPMIYYPMSILMLAGIKDILIISTPEDTPRFEQLFGDGSELGLNLEYKVQKSPDGLAQAFIIGEDFIGKDSVCLILGDNIYYGGGLSKMLQRAAQKEIGATVFGYHVNDPERFGVVEFDEEMKALSIEEKPEVPKSNYAVTGLYFYDNDVIEIAKNIEPSPRGELEITDVNKAYLKAGKLDVEVMGRGYAWLDTGTHESLLEAGTFIETIEKRQNLKVACLEEIAYRMGYISRAQLIKLAQPLKKNEYGQYMLRLATTEW
- the rfbC gene encoding dTDP-4-dehydrorhamnose 3,5-epimerase codes for the protein MNVFDTQLQDVKIIEMDVFGDHRGFFTESYTKEKFLEAGIAIDFIQDNHSLSVEPGVLRGMHFQTPGKAQTKLVRVTTGVIYDVLVDIRVGSPTYGKWEGYLLSEYNHRQLLVPQGFAHGFVTLTPNCNVQYKVDEYYSKEHDGGIAFDDPAIGIVWPMPISKLVLSEKDQQHPTLADFNSPFIWEEK